The DNA sequence CATTCATGCGGCCGGAGCAAGCGTGGCTATCGAGACAGCGGCCACGTTGGAAACACTTTTCGACCTTTCCGGGAGCACATGGACGATGGACAGCCGGCTGGAGATGTTTGACAAGCTCCGAGTGCCCCGATGTAACCTCGCCATGCTTTCTTCCAACGCTGGCCCGGAATGGCTCCACGTTCCGGGTGTGGAGGACGAGATTCGAAAGTACTACTCTGGCCCTCTGCCGCCTGCTGGTGCCATGCCTTATAGCAGTGCGTTTAGGGACGTCTTGTTCAAACACGACGAATACCGAGCCGCAAGAGAGTGCATGGACAAGACAGCCAAGAACTAGGTGGACGAGGTGGGAAAGAGACGGAAGACCAGCAGAGACGGATAAATTGCTGCAGGCAAGGAGCTGTGCAGTAGAACAGATGCAAATGACACGAGTTTTGATTGCGCCAGCTCTCTCGGGGTATGTCACCCCATTTGCGTGGTCTTGGATGCCAatacctcctcaaactcttaTCAGATGAGGAAGTTGTGGGTAAATCAGACATTTCCCCCACGTTTTTGTCCTCAAGGTATCCAGGAAATGAGTGAGTGGCGGGTATGTACCTGTGGTCGGGTTGGATAACGAGCTCGCTCTCGGTGATTTGGTGAATGTGGAatgtggtgggaggtgacAACAAGGTGATTTTCCTTCTCAGGCTATGAGGCAACCCTCATTCATCACACCTTGAATACGACGTTCCAATGACACCCCAAGGGATTCTAGAAGAATTCCCCCCCCACATTGTCAATCCCTATTCGGGCTGCATCCAAGCGAGACTCTCTTGTGCTATCACAAGCTGCACACCTCGACAGTGCCGAGAGACAATGCTGTACCGCTGGCTATATGAAGTGTAAATGTAGCGGAGCTTCTTCGGGTTACCGCCAAGGCGGATTCAACCTTTTATACAGACTCTGGCCCACGAAATGACGGCACGACGCCCGCCGTTCCTGCATGACCCCAGCACAGCGTCCTCGGTAAAATCGGCAGCCTGTCATTTAGCCTCTATCTGGAATCTCACTTGCTTATAACACTGCAAATGCTCCGGATAGTGCCTCACTGTGACGCCCAAGACGTGTAAATTAAGAAAAGAACAGCTTCTGAGCGGGTTCCTGATCTAACAGCCGGCAGCCGAGATGCCTTCTCCAAAAAACCAAGACCGTGAGGTCCCTAATCAGGGCTTGTGGGGTGAAGGGTCAAGACACGGGGCATGAGGGGGTCGTGGATGAGAGATGAAGCCGAGTGGAAATTGATTATTTACATGAGCTCTCCCATCCCTTCGTCGGGAGTTGCCAACTTGATCCTGCTCCTCGTCCCGCCCCTCTAGACCGACGACAGTGAGCGTGAAACGACAGCAAAGATGAAGTCCATGTACATTGGACTGGCAGCAGCTGCCTTGTCGTGGACAGGCGTGCTGGCCAGCGAGAGCAACAACGCCATTcccaacgaagccctcctCGCTCGTCGCCCTCGTGTGCTCCAAAGCCGCCACCGAAACGGCACCACTGACTACGCCCAGCTTGGTCTTCGTCAGGAAGGTGGCAGATGCGGAGCGGGAGTTGGACGCTGCCCCGATGggcagtgctgctccgaCTATGGCTTCTGCGGTTTGACCGTTGACCACTGCCATCCTCTGTTTGACTGTCAAGCCCAGTATGGTGTCTGCGGATGGCCTCCCCCGGTGCCTGCCACCACatcgactcctcctccccccccaacgACCacgtcaacccccccaccccctcccaccaccacttccaccactgctcccccgcctcctcctaCCACGACAAGCCGTGTGGTTGTAATCCCCCCGAGCAGCACCTCATCGACTCCCTCTGTTCCCCAGCCTACTGGTCCCCTGGTTGTGACCACCAATGGCCAGTGCGGAAACGGCACCATGTGCATTGGAAACCCCAACTACGGCCCTTGCTGCTCGCAGTATTTCTGGTGCGGTTCCTCAATTGACTTCTGCGGTGCCGGCTGTCAGTCCAACTTTGGTGCTTGTCTCGGCATCCCTGGTCTGCCTGGAACTCCCATCAACGGCACGACCACAAGCACCTCGCCCGTTGTCCCGCCCACGACCACATCCACCCCGGTTGTTGtgcctcccaccaccaccagcaccaccaccacgagcTCGACTTCCACCAggaccacctccaccacttcTGTCGCGCCCACTCCTACCCTGGTCCTCCCACCCGGTCAGAGATCTTCTACCGACGGACGCTGTGGCAGCGGTCAGAACTGCTTGGGTTCCACCTTCGGAAGATGCTGCTCGCAGTTTGGCTGGTGCGGCGATGGCGATCAGTACTGCCCGTATATTGTCGGGTGCCAGCCCGAGTTTGGCTACTGCGATCCCAACTAAGCTGCAGTTCCCTTGTTTACTGTAGAATTACGCGTTGTAGACAGCAATTGGGTCTGTCGTTCGTGCGGAGAGAGAAGACTTGAAGGTTTAATGGCTGGAAGATTACAGCAAATATCAAGTTTATGTTCAGATTGAGTCCCTATTTTGTTCCAACATGTGTTATGATCCACCAATTGTCAAAAAGCGACCGCACCTATATGAAGTGTGCCGATGATGTCAGTTGGGGTAAGCAATAatgaaaaaaggggggtacTCCATGGGCGGTGGGCCGAGTGTGGATGGGTGGGGAAGCAAAAATGATGAAATCTGATTTCGTCCAGGCTCGAACTGGAGACCTTCAGTGTGTTAGACTGACGTGATAACCAACTACACCACGAAACCATCCAATTTGTGATGATCACCGCATGAAATAGACCTTGTGTAGGGATGGCAACGTGACAATAACGAACATCACACATGGTCTACAAGCAATAACTGCCCAGCAAGCAAACCGAACAGGATACAAGTGGCATCTAACTGTATACTTCACAAATATCAGCCCATCCAGCAGTCATGGGGTGCATCGGCAGATGGTTGCAGCGGGTGCATCATGCTCGGCTGAATCTGATGCGCCATTGGCTAGCTAACACCTCAGCCCCTATTCATCTCCTGACACTTTCCAATACAATGCCGGCACCGCCCGTGTAAAAATAAGCCTATAAGAACAACAAGCCGCCAGAGCCAGCGCAAAAATATCTTGACAATTTTTTCTACCGTCCAAATACACCTGCATTACCtttccccatcaccatcacctgcaTTACCATTAACCATGaaccacaacatcaccgACGTTGCCCCTTACCAACCGCTACTTCCACGTCTGCACTCCCCAACTTCATatccgaagaagaagaaatccGGGATATTTCCTGATCTCACCAAGAATATCAACTTGGGCGAAGACATTGACCTCGTCGTTGGCCTCACAGCCACAGCGCTCACAGCCGACCAAGTCCTCAAGCTCAAAGACAGCAAAAAGCACAAGGCCATGCATTTAGCAAAGGCCAGCCTgagtgccgccgccgccgctacCGCGTTTACCATGATGAAAAGAGAGCATAATGAAAGAGTCGGGCGGGAGAGGACACGTCGGCGTCCCGAGAGTGAGTCCAGGTCAACTCTTAGCACAACAAAAGGCGAGAAGCACGAGTGCCACAGTAGGAGCACCTCACGATCTAGCTCACGTCCGAGATCATTCGAgagagcgaggagaagaagcagaagccgAGACCGGAAGCTGCCCTACCCTGACTTGGAAGCACAAGAGCCAGAAGATCACAAGGTACGATGGGCTCTAGTTCCCTCGCCACCATTTCAGGAGGAACATCAAGAGCAGCGTGCAGAGAGCCCCGAAGACTACAGCTACGCGAGCTCGCGTCTGGCGCCACCGCCAGACGAACGATACCACCACAGAGGCAGGGCTCGGACAACGTCACCAGTCCGCAGGCAAGACGATGACCGGTGGCCCGATAACCAtcggcaccatcaccgaaGAAAGAAGTCAGAAGGACAGTCAAGATGGCACACTTTCTTTGACCTGCTTGGTCAAGAGTTATTACAGAGGCAGCAGAAAGCTTGAGACGACTCTTGGAGATATAGACAGCACTTTTCCTTTAGATACAAACTGAGACAATCAAAAAATCGTATATGTAACCCAATACACTACTCCTAAACTCCGATCATGCCGCAGAAAGCACCCACTACAAATCCTCTTCGCTCAAAAGATCCCAACTCAACCCCTCGTCAGAAACCTCGATCAGCCCAGGTGCCGCAATCGtagcctccaccacctcgccatATGTCGTAAAGTTGTCTTTTGAAGTGAGAGCAGCAATCGTCAACCCGACAAGTATATTCTCCTCAAAAGGGAACTCAGCCTCAAACCTCAGCTGTGCGTTGTTCTCGCCAAACCActcgacatcttcaacagGCACACTGATGGGCAACAGCTGTCCGCTAAAGTAGGTAACAAACAGATCCGGACTAGTCTCATTGATGAACTGCTCTGCTTCGGAGGAGCCGGTCAAATTGGCAACAAAAGACAAGCGCTGATCACGGGGCTCAATGGTTTGGCCTCCTGTCACATGGGCGACCTCAAGAGGCGGGAAGATTGGGATTTCAATCTCGCTGATGTTGAAGGGGCAAGAGACGACGAATTGTTGAAGCGCGCTCCAGGCAAAGGCGCTGACGTTGGTGTTCAAGAAGGGTTTCTGCAATGGCTTTTGGTTAAGAAGCAGACGGTAGAAGCCAGACTGCTGCCCTTCTtggccgatgatggaggcGACTTCACGAATAGGATCCAAGTCCCCGTTGACGGCTAGCCCCTCCGCCGCATCCTGAAGTGTTCCGAGAACGACATCGGTGAAGGTGGCGGCGAGAGCGATGGACGAGTTGATGTCGGTGGCACCGGGGAAGACGTACTCGCAGGGCTCGGGGATCAGAGAGGCGTTGAAGTGCTTGAGAACGTTGGAGGCATCGATGGCGTGCAGTTGTTCTTGCTATTGCATAGGTAAGGTAGTTAGCATCTGCGGAGGTCTGTGGCAGGGAAATGAACACTTACAGCCAAGACGGTCGCCAGGATTTCGAGTATCTCCACTTTCTGCTCTGTTGGAAGTGTGAAGCCGGGCTCGTCCGTAGTGATGTTCTCAATGAGGGACGAAAAGAAGGCGACTTCAAATTCTCATTGAAGCTAATCAGTTGGAAAATGGGAATGCTGCTTTCGTTCAgggagggcgggggcggtgtATCTGACAGTGTGCCATCTGCTACGTCTTCGACGAATTCAAGCTGAGTTGCATTCGGGTTAGGAAACCCGTCGGCGGTATCGTGGCGAACAACTCTCCCTGTTACCAGGGCCATGGCTACGAAAAGGAAGGCTAGTTGGGAAAGCATGATAGCTGGAATAGACGGAAACTGTTCAGGAGAGACTCTTTAGAAAATAACCCAGATTGCCAGTTTTTGGCGTGTTTTATTTATGCTGGTTTGGCCGGATACCTGTCATTTATAGTAACCGCTTTTCCTTTGGGTCGTGAAACTGGATTTCCTATTGTTAGATTTCGCTAAAATGCTCTCAATCTGATCAGGGCAAGACTGAATAGTTAGCTTGAGAGTAGGGCACAGACATGTCTACCCAAACTTGTACTTTGTACTTATGATGTCACATCTTCTCGGACAACGAAATTGTTGTTTAAATATAGCCTGTAATTTAGAGTCTTGAGGTTGGATGCGGAACAAAGCTTTCATACCATCCGTTCTGACCCGGTCGGCCCGAATAAGCTACTGAAGATTGGGGAATCGGAAAAAGGAACTCTGCTACTTTTACCAGCGTTGGGAACGAGCAAgaatacctacctaggtgCCTAGCTTGGGCCCAAAGCCTCGGTTCCCTCCTTTCAATGTGGTTCTCAATCACCGACCTCAGCAGAAAGTCACCTCTGGGAAGTTTCAAGTTAGAAAGTTGTGTGAATTTGTCGTTCAATGTGTTTTAGACAATCTATAGCAGGGAGATAAACCAGACCACAAGCACCCCTTCAGACAACGGACCGGTGCAAATTTCCTCCTCTATGATGGTGTACCGGTAAGTCATACATGTGAAAAAACTACAACAAGCGAAACGAATGGAGGGAAGAATGAAAGTTTTCCGTCAGGCCTGTATGACCGTAGGAGTTCGGTTGTACGCTGCGAACAGCCAAGGTGTACTCAATGTACTCAGTACCACACTGGGGCAGTGGTCCAGTGCTGCAACATCCAGTTGATGGCATAAGTCCACTCTTGAGAAAAGTAGGCTGCCAGCTCCTGTATCTGCTGATCGTCTGGCACGACATCGCCCCACATTTCAGGCCTGGCTGCTTCGATTTCAGCATAGGTGGCCACCAGATTCCTGCCATTCTTTGTTAGCCCTTAATCACCAAATAAGCTGACAAGGAACGTACTCCTCTGTGATCTTTTCTAGTACCATCCAGGCGAAGTTCCAGCTCCTGTTGGATTGCGGGTCGTTTCGGACCAGGCCCTGGGCGTACGTCAACATTTCCCCGGAAAAGGCGTAGTTGGGGGTGAGCCCCCGGAGCTCGGAAAGCATCTGATTTGATTCGACGTAGTAGATCCAAGCCGAGGTCATGGGTTCCTGGAAAGCTAGTTGATCATCCTCTGTCTCGGCATTCGCTACCAAGCGTTCCACACGACAGAGCTCAGTCAAGGTGTTGATGCGGTGGGTAAGGAGAGACTCGATGATCTGGCGCGCTGACTGCTGCAGGGCTGTTAATTTATTTGAGCACGAGCGAGAAGGTATGCCAATCATACTGAGCCGGATGCACTCGAGCTTCCAAACTTGTGTCCAGTTCGACGTGAGCGCGAAGATGACATGGTGGGTTTTGGTGTGAACGAGAGCAGGTTAAGTCAGTGTGTGTGTAAGTGACTGAACTGATGGTAGTGAGATGTACAGTGACTGATGATGGAGCTGGGCGAGCCTGATGTAGATATAAGTCTGATGGTCTGGAATCTTGAAGATGCGGTGGTCTTGGATTCAAACTTGAGAAAGTGACTGCCTGGTCCAAAAGTGGATAGGTAACGGCACCATACTGACGGTACTCTTCACCCCTCCACACTCTCCCAGTCTACCGGGTCAGGGACAGCCCTAGGCTAACCGGAATGGCACCCAACCTAGTGTACTCGAAGAAGAGACAAGACATGCCATCCAATCATGTTTGCAGACAGGACGACAGATAATGTTGGGGCTCTTACCGGGTGGACTCACCAGATCAGTATAAAGATGACCGGGTGGTGGGCAGAGTCAGACGGGCGAAGCTTGAAAAGACGCCCCAAACAAAAGGCAAGAATGGGTTCGGTGGCCATGGTACGCTATGTGCCGGAGTGACCATGGACCAACGGACAGTGCGGCTCGGGGAGTTATCTGCCAGACGTGAAGCAAGGGTTGTATTAGTGTGGGAATAGGTAACCATTTCCAACCATGACGATGGTGGGTCAGTACCTACCGAGTGCATCTCCTGGGCAGAAGAGATAGTTCTCATGTGCTGGATCTCTTGGTCTTGTTCGCTCTTGGAGAGGAACATGCGCGAGCCCTCTGTCTGCAAAGCCAGTAAACTGTTGGTTGCAACCCCTCACTCACGGAGCGTTGGGTGATGAACTTTCTGGGAACAATATCACCACTGGTCAAGCTTGTTGCTATCTTAGGTGCACAGAATCAAGGCTCAGGATCAGGCATGTCATGGCTTGCAGTGGTTGACTGGCAAGGCACCGTATAACGTCGAATTTGTGGGTTTGAATAATCAAGACGCACCATGAGGCATCATGCCGTCATGAGATGAAGGGTGGAATGGATGAGTGGGCTAGGCATAGATTCGTCCTGAGCTCATTTCGAGTATTGACCGTCTACTCTCTTTCCTGACATCTTGAGTTGTTGCCTGAGAAAATACATGGGTCTCTGAGGTCTTGATTCCACCCTCATGATTGCAGTCAGATTTTAGCGCATTATAGTGGCACAGCGAAACAATCCGCGATGCACCACGGATATTCCTGTatgttggaggtgggatcCAAACAAGAACGAGCCTCGTAGTCAGAGTCGGGCGCGAGTTGTAAGCAGTCAAGCCATGAGTGAGGAGCCGCGTTTATGTTCCGGGAGAATGGACAGGTGGGCGCGGTGCATTTGAACCAATGGAGGTGGCATCGCTGAGCTAAGAGGGATGCCTGTCTTGGTGTTTTGCATGTAGGGATGATGAATGACAATGCCACTCTAGGGTATGAGTCTGGTCAAGACCGCTCCGATGTCACCGACTGTTTGCCGAGTTGCTGATTGGTGGCTGTTGTGAGTGCAGTTCGGGCTTTCCACGTGGAACTCAGCTGGTCTCGCTCCAAGTGTGCCTGCCAGGAACCAACGGCGATCTGTTTCAGGCGATCGGTCCCCGGCCCCCGCGGTAGGGCTGAGACGAATGGGAGCAGGGGTGACAAGAGATGATGGTCATCTCGTAATCTGGATGCCTGAGGAAGCCCAAATCGGGTTGCGGAATCAGCGCGCCCATCCGAAGACGCAGCAAGACATCTGTCAAGTTGCTGGCCATCTATACCTGTGCATTTCTGGTGATGAGATAGAGGACACGAGGTGACTGATGAGGGCGGGTAAAGACGCTGTGACATCACCTCTTGCGTGGGGAGGACCCCTGTCTGGCTGAATGGCTGTAGACCCTCCAACGTGCAGTAGCGGCGCATTCCAACTCCCGAGCAGTCATCTTCATTGGTCTCCTTACGTGGAGATACTTTTGCCAACCATAGCCGGTATACAGAGCAGATGGAAAATGTGTTTCGACCAAAGAATGCTCTGTAGAGTCATGAATGCCTTGACAATGTTGAGCGCGTAGCCCAACAACTGCGGTGAGGCAAATCTTGCCCAAGTCACGGCCAGTCCCCATAGGGGTATCGTCAAGAGCGAAGTTTTTAACGCCCATACCGGGTTGGGAAGGTGACTGCCAAGGCGGAACTGATGATAGACACACTGTCTTCTATTTGCGTTTTGGAATCCTTTCCAAAGCGGTTTGTAAGCTCTTCACTTGTTGGGGGTACATGTAAGCGAAGACGACCCAGTTTCAACGTCGACTTGTGATATCCTTCTCTTTGATGTTGAAAACAAAGTAACCTAAAGTCATCATTGTAACAGGTGCCTTCTATCCCGACACAGAGACTCTCTGTAATGGCCCCCAACATGACAGACAACagctccccacccccatcgtcTTGTTTCGCGCCAGGTAGACAGTCTCACCTTGTAGTCATCCTTTGTGTCACCTGCCAACAGCCCTttcctcgtcaacatcctcatcgtcctgtCCATctgcaccctcaccaccttgctCTTCCTCACCTTCGTACTCGGCACTCTCTAACCCATGGCCTTTGATCACCCAGCTCCAGATCCACCCGCCAAGAGTGACACCAGCGAAAAGACCCCATGCGAGCGCCTCTCCCTTGGGCCTGACACGCATGCTCAAGGTAAACAGGCCCCCAGACAAGAATGGTCCCACACTCCTCCCGGCGGCTGACAGCGTTTGAGCAATCCCGTTCAAAGTTCCCAACGTCTCATGGGAGGGAGCCGAGTTTGTGATCTGGACACGTGATCTGGGTCAGCACATATCAGAGGTGGGGGTAACATGATGAACTCACCAGAAGCATGACACTACTCAACCCCCCGACAGCGCAGATGTTCTTGATGATTAGAATGACTCCCAGCTCGCTATAGAGCCAGCCCTTGCCGCTGCCAATGCCCAGGTTAGGCGTTGAATCCAAGTACCCAATCCAGGGCATAAGACTCATAGCAACCGCCATTCCAAGTAGAGAATACCGGTATGTTCCCAGGttccccatcctcgcctTGAGCCTTTCAAACACAAGAGCCTGGAAGACAATGGTGGCCAGGCCTGCAAGGGACAGGGACAGGCCGATGATGCCCGGTCCAAGTTCGCGTccggtggggggaggagcagagacAAAGATTGGGTACAGAGAGTTGAAAGAGATGTTGGCAAGCTGAAAGACAAGATAGGTTCCCAAGACGGCCATGGTATTTCGGTTGGCCAATTGTCGGAAGGCAGACTTCTTTTGCGACGGAGTAAGGCTGTTcgcatcctcgtcatcttcatcagctGCCTTGGTATTCGCCGAACTGAGAAGTGCCTGCTGTTCTTGGCTATCTTGCTGGTGGTCAGAACTGACGGATTCCGACCTGTGTTTTCCAGCTTGTTGTTTTCTCCACGGCCGCTGGACAATGCTTTTCAGCCACCCCATCCAATCACGCGGGCCTCGTGCAGATGTCCCATCATGTTCTCCTTCCAAGGTTTCCTTGAACCATATCCCTAGCACAATGACACTGACGACCAAAAAGGCCGCCACCACAAGATTTGGTGTCAAGTAGGGGTATTTTGCCCCGTCAACCCCAGCATCCGTCTCCACCAACAGACCACCCAGGGCGGGCCCTGTAATGCTTCCAAGCGAATAGATGACGGGAAGCCACGTAAATGCTCTGCTCTGATTCGTCCTGTCAGTGACCTCGCCCAGACACGTAGGAACTACTGCCGCATTCCCGTTGAGCAACCCCATAGCGACGTGCACAATTATCAAGTGCGCATAGGTGGTGCAGATGccaaagaagcagaagcagccaGCCAACAAAGATGTCCCGATCAACATGACAGGCTTGCGTCCAATCCTATCAGAAAGCCACCCCCACAGCAGATTGGTCGCCAGCTGTGCCATGGCAAAAGCCGATGCGAGCAAGCCCACGTACATGCCTTCCTGGCCGGAGGGGATCTCGGGAAACGAGGCCACCATGGCTGGGAGGTAGGGACCAATGGAATTGAGGGCTGTCTGCTCTGCCAGTGACAGGAGCGCGAGCAAAGCCAGTTGTCTCCACGGTAGCGGCGTTGAATTCGGACTCGTATCAGGTCtcgtgtggtggtggctgtaGTCTGACCCCTCGCCTCTTCGCGATGGCGATGCGCTGGAGCCTCGTTCGTCGGCTTGTGAAAAGTAGTGGCTGTTGTCCTCTCCATGTTCTTCTCGCGATGGCGAATGTCTGAGCAGTGACCGGAGCCATGAGTTCTTTCTCGGCCGCGCCTGCTGAGGCTGGTTGGAGGGTGTCGCGGGGGGTTCGGTCGGAAATGTGTGGTATTTGGCGGTCGACTGTCGCTGGaccggaggaggacggccGGCGACAGAACTCTTTCttcgtcggcggcggctgctTGATGGAGATTCGCGATAGGGAGAGAGATCGGGAAATGGCTCACCGGCGTGAAACGATCCGGAATGGCGATAGCGTTTGACGGAGGGTCGTGGGATGCTCGACTGCGACTGCGGGTGCGACTGCGAGGCTGTCGCGGTGGTCGCGCTGGCAGCAACGGCGCCCGTGTGCACcattgttgatgatggctgtgTCGTACTTGCTCAAGGGTGCGGGCTCTAAGATGAGAGAGGAAGACCTTCAGCACCGCTGTCTCTCTTCAAGGTCAGTGACGATGGAGGAACGGGCCAATGGGCAGCCAGGCAATTGCTCAACGGCCCGGCTGCAGGGGATCCCAGTCGCTCCAGGAGGTGATGTCATGGCACCCCACGCCGCAATCGACCGATGATGTGTTGACAGACTACCAAGGTATCGTCAAATGGTAGGGGAAAATAGCATAGGATAACTGTTGTGGATTtggcacacacacaagaCCTAGATGAGGAGCTGTCAATGTCAATGTCAGTTGCAGATCTGCCAGATCCTCGGGCATCTGGGCAGTGATCaggatgctgttgctgcccgCAGTGCGTTTACCCCGCATCCAGACAATTTTGTGTCAAGAGCCCCACCATACCTTATGGAAACGTTCTGGAAGCTCAACCTCCAAGCTCCAAAGAAGAGACCCCACCTCAGCTTTCATCACAagcgcctcctcggcctcctctcATTGTCTCTGtcgaccaccacctcgcctAATCCGCGTCGCCGGGACTTTGGAGTTCAACCATGGAAAACCGCGCTGCTCAGCCGCGTCACAACACCGTCGGACAACACGGGCAGCCAGTCTCACGCGCGCGACCATCTAATCGGGCACTCGGTTTTTGAACAAATTTATTGGCAGACAGCATCCATTGTATCGTACTCTAAAAGACAACAGTCCTGGTGCCGTTCAaaaacaccctcctctcggcATACCACTTGACGGCGGCCGCAAGCACTTGGCTCTCTACGTTGGATCCCTCGTCCACCAGCGCCTTGGGGCTCAGGCTGTGGTCCACGCGGGCAACGCGCTGCTCAATGATGGGCCCCTCGTCAAGGTCAGCCGTGACAAAGTGCGCCGTGGCACCGATAATCTTGACACCGCGGTCGTAGGCCTGGTGGTAGGGCTTGGCGCCCTTGAAGCTGGGCAAGAAGCtgtggtggatgttgatgatctTGCCGCTCATGGCCTCGCACAGCGTCGGGCTCAGCACCTGCATGTAGCGCGCCAGCACCACAAGCTCGACATTGTGCTCTTTGATGAGTTCCAGGATCTGGCCCTCCTGTGCCGCCTTGGTGTCCTTGGTgacggggaggtggcggaaTTCGATGCCGTAGCTGGCGGCGAGGGGCGCAAAGTCTGGGTGGTTGGACACGATGAGGGGGATTTCGATGGGAAGCTGGCCCGTCTTGGcgcggaagaggaggtcgtTGAGGCAGTGGCCGATTTTGGACACCATGATGAGGACCTTTGGCTTTTGTGCCACGGGCCGGATGTCGTACGTCATGTCATACTCGCCGGCCAGCTTCTCAAAGTGCGGGCGCAAGAACTCGGGCGACTCGGTCGGTGTTGGGCCAAAGTGCACACGCATGAAGAATTTTTCTGTGACGGGATCCGAAAACTGCTGCAGGtcgatgatgttgacctTTTCGCCGGCGAACACGCCCGTCACGGCGTGAACGATGCCCGGCTTGTCAGGGCACGACAGCGTCAGGAAGTGGTCGTTGGCCATTGTTGAAATGCGTGCTGGGTGGGTGATCACTGGGTGAGTGAGTCCAGACGAGGTCATTCAGTGTTTTTGCCTCCTCAGTTTCAGGAATGACTCAACTAACGCACTTCGGAGCTG is a window from the Podospora pseudocomata strain CBS 415.72m chromosome 6, whole genome shotgun sequence genome containing:
- a CDS encoding hypothetical protein (EggNog:ENOG503PYQ2), encoding MNHNITDVAPYQPLLPRLHSPTSYPKKKKSGIFPDLTKNINLGEDIDLVVGLTATALTADQVLKLKDSKKHKAMHLAKASLSAAAAATAFTMMKREHNERVGRERTRRRPESESRSTLSTTKGEKHECHSRSTSRSSSRPRSFERARRRSRSRDRKLPYPDLEAQEPEDHKVRWALVPSPPFQEEHQEQRAESPEDYSYASSRLAPPPDERYHHRGRARTTSPVRRQDDDRWPDNHRHHHRRKKSEGQSRWHTFFDLLGQELLQRQQKA
- a CDS encoding hypothetical protein (EggNog:ENOG503P3H1), giving the protein MSSSRSRRTGHKFGSSSASGSSARQIIESLLTHRINTLTELCRVERLVANAETEDDQLAFQEPMTSAWIYYVESNQMLSELRGLTPNYAFSGEMLTYAQGLVRNDPQSNRSWNFAWMVLEKITEENLVATYAEIEAARPEMWGDVVPDDQQIQELAAYFSQEWTYAINWMLQHWTTAPVWY
- a CDS encoding hypothetical protein (COG:S; EggNog:ENOG503NWUI); translation: MVHTGAVAASATTATASQSHPQSQSSIPRPSVKRYRHSGSFHAGEPFPDLSPYRESPSSSRRRRRKSSVAGRPPPVQRQSTAKYHTFPTEPPATPSNQPQQARPRKNSWLRSLLRHSPSREEHGEDNSHYFSQADERGSSASPSRRGEGSDYSHHHTRPDTSPNSTPLPWRQLALLALLSLAEQTALNSIGPYLPAMVASFPEIPSGQEGMYVGLLASAFAMAQLATNLLWGWLSDRIGRKPVMLIGTSLLAGCFCFFGICTTYAHLIIVHVAMGLLNGNAAVVPTCLGEVTDRTNQSRAFTWLPVIYSLGSITGPALGGLLVETDAGVDGAKYPYLTPNLVVAAFLVVSVIVLGIWFKETLEGEHDGTSARGPRDWMGWLKSIVQRPWRKQQAGKHRSESVSSDHQQDSQEQQALLSSANTKAADEDDEDANSLTPSQKKSAFRQLANRNTMAVLGTYLVFQLANISFNSLYPIFVSAPPPTGRELGPGIIGLSLSLAGLATIVFQALVFERLKARMGNLGTYRYSLLGMAVAMSLMPWIGYLDSTPNLGIGSGKGWLYSELGVILIIKNICAVGGLSSVMLLITNSAPSHETLGTLNGIAQTLSAAGRSVGPFLSGGLFTLSMRVRPKGEALAWGLFAGVTLGGWIWSWVIKGHGLESAEYEGEEEQGGEGADGQDDEDVDEERAVGR
- a CDS encoding hypothetical protein (COG:O; EggNog:ENOG503PDTM), whose product is MKSMYIGLAAAALSWTGVLASESNNAIPNEALLARRPRVLQSRHRNGTTDYAQLGLRQEGGRCGAGVGRCPDGQCCSDYGFCGLTVDHCHPLFDCQAQYGVCGWPPPVPATTSTPPPPPTTTSTPPPPPTTTSTTAPPPPPTTTSRVVVIPPSSTSSTPSVPQPTGPLVVTTNGQCGNGTMCIGNPNYGPCCSQYFWCGSSIDFCGAGCQSNFGACLGIPGLPGTPINGTTTSTSPVVPPTTTSTPVVVPPTTTSTTTTSSTSTRTTSTTSVAPTPTLVLPPGQRSSTDGRCGSGQNCLGSTFGRCCSQFGWCGDGDQYCPYIVGCQPEFGYCDPN
- a CDS encoding hypothetical protein (EggNog:ENOG503NZTK; COG:G), yielding MANDHFLTLSCPDKPGIVHAVTGVFAGEKVNIIDLQQFSDPVTEKFFMRVHFGPTPTESPEFLRPHFEKLAGEYDMTYDIRPVAQKPKVLIMVSKIGHCLNDLLFRAKTGQLPIEIPLIVSNHPDFAPLAASYGIEFRHLPVTKDTKAAQEGQILELIKEHNVELVVLARYMQVLSPTLCEAMSGKIINIHHSFLPSFKGAKPYHQAYDRGVKIIGATAHFVTADLDEGPIIEQRVARVDHSLSPKALVDEGSNVESQVLAAAVKWYAERRVFLNGTRTVVF
- a CDS encoding hypothetical protein (COG:S; EggNog:ENOG503NVBA) is translated as MLSQLAFLFVAMALVTGRVVRHDTADGFPNPNATQLEFVEDVADGTLSDTPPPPSLNESSIPIFQLISFNENLKSPSFRPSLRTSLRTSPASHFQQSRKWRYSKSWRPSWLKNNCTPSMPPTFSSTSTPL